A portion of the Rhodococcus pseudokoreensis genome contains these proteins:
- a CDS encoding GGDEF domain-containing protein, with protein MRPLAASSVDTVLQDYRPRILRRYLWITTALHLAGFVLPPMVGLPIRPETVAARSAGILLGLLALVVLYRGGRRPGRRAYQVSTVAALFATPIVMSGLILAVAQLLCAIAATFLAMYFVVFYPKRQSRLLVGCLTGLMAVGVVLAPTAFTLVPVDVDTATVKAAVLVVAVTCVIGAAEMFGSLTRTLIESASTDALTALLNRAGFELAFRHALEDAGTEQAAVTLALVDVDQFKSTNDHYGHAAGDAVLVDLANYLAAHLPRGALLARVGGDEFVTCMVGEHHAELPEVMARLARQSPTSFSFGVASCTGESDPLTALYRRADRELYTAKQRHHPPEPPADEPSLRTGWNA; from the coding sequence GTGAGGCCCCTCGCTGCTTCGTCCGTCGACACGGTCCTTCAGGATTATCGGCCGCGCATCCTGCGCCGGTACCTGTGGATCACGACGGCACTGCACCTGGCCGGGTTCGTCCTGCCTCCGATGGTCGGGTTGCCGATCCGGCCGGAGACCGTCGCCGCGCGCTCGGCCGGCATCCTCCTGGGACTGCTCGCACTCGTGGTGCTGTACCGGGGCGGGCGTAGGCCGGGACGGCGGGCCTACCAGGTCAGCACCGTGGCGGCACTGTTTGCCACACCGATCGTGATGTCCGGTCTCATCCTCGCCGTCGCCCAATTGCTCTGCGCGATCGCGGCGACGTTCCTGGCGATGTATTTCGTCGTGTTCTACCCGAAACGGCAGTCGAGACTCCTCGTCGGTTGCCTCACCGGGCTGATGGCGGTCGGGGTCGTTCTCGCTCCCACCGCCTTCACCCTGGTGCCGGTCGACGTGGACACGGCGACCGTGAAGGCCGCTGTTCTCGTCGTGGCGGTCACCTGTGTGATCGGTGCGGCCGAGATGTTCGGATCCCTGACCCGGACCCTGATCGAATCGGCCAGCACCGACGCACTGACGGCACTGCTCAACCGCGCCGGTTTCGAACTCGCGTTCCGGCACGCGCTCGAAGACGCGGGCACGGAGCAGGCCGCCGTCACGTTGGCGCTCGTCGACGTCGACCAATTCAAGTCGACCAACGACCACTACGGCCACGCCGCAGGAGACGCGGTTCTCGTCGATCTGGCGAACTACCTCGCCGCGCACCTGCCGCGCGGCGCCCTGCTCGCCCGGGTCGGCGGCGACGAGTTCGTCACCTGCATGGTCGGCGAACACCACGCCGAACTGCCCGAGGTGATGGCGCGACTCGCGCGGCAGAGCCCCACCTCGTTCAGCTTCGGCGTCGCGTCGTGCACCGGAGAGTCCGACCCGCTCACCGCGCTCTATCGACGGGCCGACCGTGAGCTGTACACCGCGAAGCAGCGACACCACCCGCCCGAGCCGCCGGCCGACGAACCGTCACTGCGGACGGGGTGGAACGCCTGA
- a CDS encoding DMT family transporter → MTTALRLRPRALVSPSFSIASVDPRLLVLAGAVATSLTGSLIKLSGVEPATSTFFRCALALPILGFLALQEFRRHGGIPLRVIAAQVLGGMMLGVDFALWARSIQMIGAGISTVVVNVQVIVVPLLAWIVFRARVPLRFVVAVPFLFAGVALAGGILGGSGEGDQLFLGTLLSLAAGVAYGIYIFVIGRAGSAHRASSQVFVSTIAAGVVGTAVGSLWGTVDLTPGWPALGWLAALSLSSQVLGWVLIGFALPRLAAEVGATLLLLQPVLAMMFSIVIVHERPSIGQFAGCALVVAAVWMVTRARSAGRRSVTARIAESPAARPVVRRSTPSAVTVRRPAARAGGVAASRCTAHGRPVDRAR, encoded by the coding sequence GTGACTACTGCCCTCCGTTTGCGTCCCCGTGCCCTCGTCAGCCCCTCGTTCAGCATCGCGTCCGTGGATCCGCGACTGCTCGTTCTTGCGGGTGCGGTGGCGACTTCGCTGACCGGCAGTCTCATCAAATTGTCCGGGGTGGAGCCGGCCACGTCGACGTTCTTCCGGTGTGCGCTGGCGCTGCCGATCCTCGGTTTCCTCGCCCTCCAGGAGTTTCGGCGGCACGGCGGCATTCCCCTCCGGGTGATCGCCGCCCAGGTGCTCGGCGGGATGATGCTCGGTGTCGACTTCGCGCTGTGGGCGCGGTCGATCCAGATGATCGGGGCCGGGATCTCGACGGTCGTCGTCAACGTCCAGGTCATCGTCGTGCCGCTGCTGGCGTGGATCGTCTTCCGTGCGCGGGTGCCGCTCCGGTTCGTGGTGGCGGTGCCGTTCCTGTTCGCGGGAGTCGCCCTCGCCGGTGGAATTCTCGGCGGCAGCGGTGAAGGCGACCAGTTGTTCCTCGGAACCCTGCTGTCGCTGGCCGCGGGCGTGGCCTACGGGATCTACATCTTCGTCATCGGCCGGGCGGGATCCGCGCACCGGGCGTCGTCGCAGGTGTTCGTGTCGACGATCGCGGCGGGCGTCGTCGGGACCGCGGTGGGATCGCTCTGGGGAACGGTGGACCTCACGCCGGGCTGGCCCGCGCTGGGATGGTTGGCGGCGCTGTCGCTGAGCAGCCAGGTGCTCGGCTGGGTCCTCATCGGATTCGCCCTGCCGAGGCTCGCCGCCGAGGTCGGTGCCACGTTGCTGCTGCTCCAGCCGGTCCTGGCGATGATGTTCTCCATCGTGATCGTGCACGAGCGTCCGAGCATCGGGCAGTTCGCCGGTTGCGCACTGGTCGTCGCGGCGGTGTGGATGGTCACCCGGGCGCGGTCGGCGGGCCGTCGTTCGGTGACCGCGCGGATCGCCGAATCACCCGCCGCACGACCCGTGGTCAGGCGTTCCACCCCGTCCGCAGTGACGGTTCGTCGGCCGGCGGCTCGGGCGGGTGGTGTCGCTGCTTCGCGGTGTACAGCTCACGGTCGGCCCGTCGATAGAGCGCGGTGA
- a CDS encoding LysR family transcriptional regulator, producing MLSLDRLRALCAVAEHGSIGAAARALHVTPSGVSQQLGKFEREVGVTLLVPAGRGVQLTDAGRLLARRGQEAISLLAQAESEVVSLDRDVVGELRIGSFSSAGRVVVPTAVATLRRRHPQLTVSFSAGETEELIPAIVRRELDLAVVDSWVTMPLHLPEDAVHTLVHRDSADVALSRDHPLASRDHVDLDEIADMPWTTWKKGAVFHTWLVQTLRSRGVEPDIRYEVPEFAAQLEFVAHGLAAALVPRLARVWVPDNIAIVPVRPTLEREIYALRRADNDRPTVRAGIEALTEAFAGIGA from the coding sequence ATGTTGAGTCTGGATCGCCTCCGCGCCCTGTGCGCTGTCGCCGAACACGGTTCGATCGGCGCCGCGGCCCGTGCCCTGCACGTCACACCGTCCGGGGTGTCGCAGCAACTCGGCAAGTTCGAACGGGAGGTCGGCGTGACACTCCTGGTGCCCGCCGGCCGCGGCGTTCAGCTCACCGACGCCGGCCGGCTCCTGGCCCGCCGAGGGCAGGAAGCGATATCGCTGCTGGCGCAGGCCGAATCCGAGGTCGTCTCCCTCGATCGCGACGTGGTCGGAGAACTGCGCATCGGATCCTTCTCCTCCGCAGGCAGGGTCGTCGTGCCGACCGCGGTGGCCACGCTGCGCAGGCGGCACCCGCAACTCACGGTCAGCTTCTCGGCCGGCGAGACCGAGGAACTCATACCGGCAATCGTCCGCCGCGAACTCGACCTCGCCGTCGTCGACAGCTGGGTCACGATGCCCCTGCACCTCCCCGAGGACGCCGTGCACACCCTGGTGCACCGGGACTCGGCCGACGTCGCACTGTCCCGGGACCATCCCCTCGCCTCCCGCGACCACGTCGACCTCGACGAGATCGCGGACATGCCGTGGACGACGTGGAAGAAGGGGGCGGTCTTCCACACCTGGCTGGTGCAGACACTCCGCAGCCGCGGCGTCGAACCGGACATCCGATACGAAGTACCGGAATTCGCGGCGCAACTCGAATTCGTCGCACACGGCCTCGCCGCCGCCCTCGTGCCGCGCCTGGCCCGAGTCTGGGTGCCGGACAACATCGCGATCGTCCCGGTGCGTCCCACACTCGAGCGGGAGATCTACGCACTCCGCCGCGCCGACAACGACAGGCCCACGGTCCGTGCGGGCATCGAGGCGTTGACCGAGGCCTTCGCCGGCATCGGTGCCTGA
- a CDS encoding dioxygenase: MANSPRHRHAEEVHEHDRGLSHDLMSMLSRRRALFVFGAAGATALAACSTAGGEQAASSSSTTDAAATTADAASDGTCVAAAPQETAGPYPGDGSNGPNVLVESGIVRQDIRSSFGAYSGTAEGVVTTIELDLQDLTKDCAAGAGMAVYLWHCDRDGEYSLYGKDITEQNYLRGVQVADSAGKVSFTSIFPACYSGRWPHIHFEVFDTLESAVAGEDARLTSQIAVPQDACATVFAYDTGYANSVSNLSKVSLDSDNVFGDGWDAELATVTGEPATGMTISITIGVAEKSANTQSAPAGPGGGGGQPPAGAPGR; encoded by the coding sequence ATGGCGAACAGCCCGCGTCACCGCCACGCCGAAGAAGTGCACGAGCACGATCGCGGTCTCAGTCACGACCTGATGTCGATGTTGTCGCGTCGCCGCGCCCTGTTCGTGTTCGGCGCCGCGGGAGCGACCGCGCTCGCCGCCTGCTCGACGGCCGGCGGCGAGCAGGCAGCGAGCTCGTCCTCGACGACGGACGCGGCAGCGACCACGGCGGACGCGGCGAGCGACGGCACGTGCGTCGCGGCGGCGCCGCAGGAAACGGCCGGACCCTATCCCGGTGACGGGTCCAACGGCCCGAACGTCCTGGTCGAATCGGGGATCGTGCGCCAGGACATCCGCAGCAGCTTCGGTGCGTACTCCGGGACGGCGGAGGGCGTCGTGACCACCATCGAACTCGACCTGCAGGACCTGACGAAGGACTGCGCGGCCGGCGCCGGAATGGCCGTTTACCTGTGGCACTGCGACCGGGACGGCGAGTACTCGCTCTACGGAAAGGACATCACCGAGCAGAACTATCTGCGCGGCGTCCAGGTGGCGGACTCGGCGGGCAAGGTGTCGTTCACGTCGATCTTCCCGGCCTGCTACTCCGGGCGCTGGCCGCACATCCACTTCGAGGTGTTCGACACGCTCGAATCTGCGGTGGCCGGGGAGGACGCCCGCCTGACGTCGCAGATCGCGGTCCCGCAGGACGCGTGCGCCACGGTCTTCGCCTACGACACCGGCTACGCGAACAGCGTCTCCAACCTGTCGAAGGTCTCGCTCGATTCGGACAACGTGTTCGGCGACGGCTGGGATGCCGAACTGGCCACCGTGACCGGCGAACCCGCCACCGGCATGACCATCTCGATCACGATCGGCGTCGCGGAGAAGTCGGCGAACACGCAGTCCGCTCCGGCCGGTCCCGGCGGGGGCGGCGGACAGCCGCCGGCAGGAGCGCCCGGCCGGTAG
- a CDS encoding DUF3500 domain-containing protein, which translates to MSALHEAPRTATKLLVTAMGLIDTFDPQQRATAIIDDFDDPRRLNWDIIPKPDRTGIPLHQLDRHQKVLVWDLIRAAVPLRTFTKVLSIPQLEHVLRDYEQDFLGPALQTWRTSDSYFLTFFGRPGFEDTWTLRFLGHHVCLNLTIVDERWISATPVALGAQPTEYDGVLKPLADDEGLAFDLLASLDDEQRGLAVIHDVAPADFVTRQVPRIGAYEYPDHYDLGMPGYTITDADRIALKFVRDRPSGISGAKLSGDQQQVLLGLVDCYLERLPEEAGERHRQALRDGGIDRVHFAWAGAQKRGAPHYFRVHTDRYLVEAVNAVAGGNHLHTVLRDFDNDFGHDLLALHAGTDSKWGGGHLSSRTVSSEQSDPQLEP; encoded by the coding sequence GTGTCTGCTCTCCACGAGGCGCCCCGCACCGCCACCAAGCTGCTCGTGACCGCCATGGGCCTGATCGATACGTTCGACCCCCAGCAACGCGCGACCGCGATCATCGACGACTTCGACGACCCGCGGCGGCTGAACTGGGACATCATCCCCAAACCCGACCGCACGGGCATCCCGCTCCACCAGCTGGACCGTCACCAGAAGGTGCTGGTGTGGGATCTGATCCGGGCGGCGGTGCCGCTGCGCACCTTCACGAAGGTGCTATCGATTCCGCAGCTCGAGCACGTGCTCCGGGACTATGAGCAGGATTTCCTTGGACCGGCACTGCAGACGTGGCGGACGTCGGATTCGTACTTCCTGACGTTCTTCGGCCGGCCGGGATTCGAGGACACCTGGACGCTGCGCTTCCTCGGTCACCACGTCTGCCTCAACCTGACGATCGTCGACGAGCGGTGGATCTCCGCCACGCCGGTCGCGCTGGGCGCGCAGCCCACCGAGTACGACGGCGTGCTCAAACCGCTCGCGGACGACGAGGGCCTGGCCTTCGACCTGCTGGCCTCCCTCGACGACGAGCAGCGTGGCCTCGCCGTCATCCACGACGTCGCACCGGCCGACTTCGTCACGCGGCAGGTGCCGCGGATCGGGGCGTACGAGTACCCGGACCACTACGACCTCGGCATGCCCGGCTACACCATCACCGACGCCGACCGGATCGCCCTGAAGTTCGTCCGCGACCGGCCGTCGGGCATCAGCGGCGCGAAATTGTCCGGTGACCAGCAGCAGGTGCTGCTCGGACTGGTGGACTGCTACCTGGAACGGCTGCCCGAAGAAGCCGGTGAACGCCATCGGCAGGCGCTCCGGGACGGCGGCATCGACCGTGTCCACTTCGCCTGGGCCGGTGCGCAGAAGCGCGGCGCACCGCACTACTTCCGTGTCCACACCGACCGGTACCTCGTCGAAGCGGTCAACGCCGTCGCCGGCGGAAACCACCTGCACACCGTGCTGCGCGACTTCGACAACGACTTCGGGCACGACCTGCTCGCACTCCACGCGGGAACGGATTCGAAGTGGGGCGGCGGGCACCTGAGCAGCCGGACGGTGTCCAGCGAACAGTCCGATCCGCAGCTCGAACCCTGA
- a CDS encoding FAD-dependent oxidoreductase produces MTDVASGADRTPVLIAGGGPSGLAAALELAHHGVSSLVVEPRIDVDAERPRAKTTNARTMTHLRRWGLADEVRAASPLPVEWAQDIVFCSTLLGHEITRFENGFQLDVATPTLAPERGQQAPQPVVETVLREAVRRSEFAALNLGARVTSLEELPDGTVRAAVEERGRTRTVVADYVLGCDGGASVVREAIGARFEGTSGERPNLSILFRAPGLAERVRFENAVHHWVMAPGAAGIVGRLDLQDTWWAIVQGVDVRDEEADATALVHSLIGEPVPVEIVATDPWVARMLLSDRYRKGSMFLVGDAAHLNPPWGGHGYNTCIGDAVNIAWKIAATLHGWAGPRLLDSYEAERRPVAARTIAEAGAQEKALAHHFSTALIGQDGPDADDARHRTAEALAVKKSEFHSLGLVLGYAYTASPVVVPDGTAPPAEDPVEYAPTACPGSLLPHAWTEEGRSLYDALGPEYTLIVLDDATRSPRHTGELDALAIEPDVPLTVLRLPDPTGTLGDLLGAPFVLVRPDQHVAWRGSDLAGAEKAVDIAAGW; encoded by the coding sequence ATGACCGACGTCGCCTCCGGTGCCGACCGGACACCGGTACTGATCGCCGGCGGCGGGCCGTCCGGGCTGGCGGCCGCCCTCGAACTTGCCCACCACGGGGTGTCGAGCCTGGTCGTCGAACCGAGGATCGACGTCGATGCCGAACGCCCCCGCGCCAAGACCACCAATGCCCGGACCATGACGCACCTGCGACGGTGGGGACTGGCCGACGAAGTGCGCGCCGCATCACCACTGCCCGTCGAATGGGCGCAGGACATCGTGTTCTGCTCGACTCTGCTGGGCCACGAGATCACCCGGTTCGAAAACGGTTTCCAGCTCGACGTCGCGACGCCGACCCTCGCGCCCGAACGCGGTCAGCAGGCACCGCAACCCGTGGTGGAAACCGTGCTGCGGGAGGCGGTGCGGCGCAGTGAGTTCGCCGCCCTGAACCTCGGCGCCCGCGTCACCTCGCTCGAGGAACTGCCCGACGGCACCGTCCGTGCCGCCGTGGAGGAACGGGGACGGACCCGGACCGTCGTGGCCGACTACGTCCTCGGGTGCGACGGAGGCGCAAGTGTCGTGCGGGAGGCGATCGGCGCCCGGTTCGAGGGCACGTCCGGCGAGCGCCCCAATCTCAGCATCTTGTTCCGGGCGCCCGGCCTGGCCGAACGGGTGCGGTTCGAGAACGCCGTCCACCACTGGGTGATGGCGCCCGGGGCGGCGGGAATCGTCGGTCGCCTCGACCTCCAGGACACCTGGTGGGCGATCGTGCAGGGCGTCGACGTCCGTGACGAAGAGGCCGACGCCACCGCGCTCGTGCACAGCCTGATCGGCGAGCCCGTACCCGTCGAGATCGTCGCTACCGACCCGTGGGTCGCGCGAATGCTGTTGTCCGACAGATACCGCAAGGGGTCGATGTTCCTCGTCGGGGACGCCGCGCATCTCAATCCGCCGTGGGGCGGGCACGGGTACAACACGTGCATCGGTGACGCCGTCAATATCGCCTGGAAGATCGCGGCGACGCTGCACGGCTGGGCCGGGCCGCGGCTGCTCGACAGCTACGAGGCCGAACGCAGGCCCGTTGCCGCCCGCACCATCGCCGAAGCCGGAGCGCAGGAAAAGGCTCTGGCGCACCACTTCTCCACCGCCCTGATCGGCCAGGACGGCCCGGACGCGGACGATGCGCGCCACCGCACCGCGGAGGCCCTCGCCGTGAAGAAGAGCGAATTCCACTCGCTCGGACTCGTTCTCGGCTACGCCTACACTGCCTCACCCGTCGTCGTTCCCGACGGGACGGCGCCACCCGCGGAAGACCCCGTCGAGTACGCGCCGACCGCGTGCCCGGGATCGCTGCTGCCGCACGCGTGGACGGAAGAGGGGCGTTCGCTCTACGACGCGCTCGGCCCGGAGTACACCCTCATCGTGCTGGACGATGCCACCCGGTCGCCGCGGCACACCGGGGAACTCGACGCGCTCGCGATCGAACCGGATGTCCCGCTGACGGTGCTGCGGCTGCCCGATCCCACGGGCACTCTGGGTGATCTCCTCGGGGCACCGTTCGTCCTCGTCCGGCCCGACCAGCACGTGGCGTGGCGGGGCAGCGACCTCGCGGGCGCCGAGAAGGCCGTCGACATCGCGGCGGGATGGTGA
- a CDS encoding fumarylacetoacetate hydrolase family protein, which translates to MKIVGYRKKDQDAVTVGVLRDGFVRPLASLDEFWSDAAGWLTRAEHLESPEIDVTLVSVVPPVPDSARVICVGLNYKAHAAEGGFTPPPYPTLFGRWTPSLSVDGAPTPVPANEAGLDWEGEVAAFIGTRLESVDAATGQAGVLGYACFNDLTARTAQKLTAQWTLGKNGDRSGPLGPLVPAVEVGDLSDGLRVQTRVNGTVVQDGNTRDLIFSVGEIIALISETFTLHPGDIIATGTPEGVGYVRNPPWLLGPGDIVEVEIDKLGVLRTPIVDASGRKGA; encoded by the coding sequence ATGAAGATTGTCGGCTATCGCAAGAAGGATCAGGACGCCGTGACCGTGGGTGTCCTCCGGGACGGCTTCGTCCGGCCGCTCGCCTCCCTCGACGAATTCTGGAGCGACGCCGCCGGCTGGCTCACCCGGGCCGAGCACCTCGAGTCGCCCGAGATCGACGTCACGCTCGTGAGCGTGGTGCCCCCGGTGCCCGACTCCGCCCGCGTCATCTGCGTCGGTCTCAACTACAAGGCCCACGCCGCCGAGGGCGGTTTCACCCCGCCGCCCTACCCGACGCTGTTCGGGCGGTGGACTCCGTCGCTGAGCGTTGACGGAGCCCCGACGCCGGTGCCCGCGAACGAGGCGGGCCTCGACTGGGAGGGCGAGGTGGCCGCGTTCATCGGCACCCGGCTCGAAAGCGTCGACGCGGCCACCGGGCAGGCCGGCGTGCTCGGCTACGCCTGCTTCAACGACCTCACCGCCCGCACGGCTCAGAAGCTGACCGCGCAGTGGACGCTCGGCAAGAACGGCGACCGATCCGGACCGCTCGGGCCGCTCGTCCCCGCGGTCGAGGTCGGCGACCTGTCCGACGGTCTGCGAGTGCAGACCCGCGTCAATGGAACGGTCGTGCAGGACGGCAACACCCGCGACCTGATCTTCTCGGTCGGCGAGATCATCGCCCTCATCAGCGAGACGTTCACCCTGCACCCCGGCGACATCATCGCCACCGGCACCCCGGAAGGCGTCGGCTACGTGCGGAACCCACCGTGGTTGCTCGGGCCCGGCGATATCGTCGAGGTGGAGATCGACAAGCTCGGCGTCCTGCGGACCCCGATCGTCGACGCCAGCGGAAGGAAGGGCGCATGA
- a CDS encoding MFS transporter, producing MNFSTSSPGGRGRVLVPVLCWAALLSDGYDLFVYGATLPALIGHAPWFVTAGAAGTVGSAALVGVLVGSLTAGTLTDILGRRRLFLACLTLFSTATLVTAVAPSFEVFAATRMVAGLGIGGLMPTAIAMAAEFASPAYRSRILGMVLTGPAFGGVLASTASLLLLEEFGFRPVYALGAVPLITLLPLAFFLLPESRAFAVERPTDDRASKSPVAKLFGDGMAGATVGIWFVAICSMLTMFGVTTWLPQIMRNAGYPIGSAVTFLLVYSAGAIVGTLLASVLAERFGPKPLVLSGFGTAAVSLALLGTHPPTVVLMLLVALAGFGGLGTQNMLNDHIATFYPARFRATGLGWALGIGRAGAIAGPTYGAVFVAGGGAVIVSSLAFAVPALIGGVVMSALPRRPRTPAESDSRLDTATARSTEISR from the coding sequence ATGAATTTCTCCACGTCCTCGCCCGGCGGCCGCGGCAGAGTGCTCGTGCCCGTCCTCTGCTGGGCTGCCCTCCTGAGCGACGGCTACGACCTGTTCGTCTACGGCGCCACGCTCCCCGCCCTGATCGGGCACGCCCCGTGGTTCGTCACGGCGGGAGCGGCCGGCACCGTGGGCAGTGCCGCCCTGGTCGGCGTTCTCGTCGGATCGCTGACCGCAGGCACGCTCACCGACATCCTGGGCCGCCGCCGGTTGTTCCTCGCCTGCCTGACGCTGTTCTCGACGGCAACCCTGGTCACGGCGGTCGCCCCGTCGTTCGAGGTCTTCGCCGCGACCCGCATGGTCGCCGGTCTGGGCATCGGTGGACTGATGCCCACCGCCATCGCGATGGCGGCGGAGTTCGCGTCCCCGGCCTACCGTTCCCGGATTCTCGGGATGGTGCTCACCGGACCGGCGTTCGGCGGCGTCCTCGCGTCGACGGCGTCCCTGCTGCTGCTCGAAGAGTTCGGCTTCCGCCCGGTTTACGCTCTCGGCGCGGTTCCGCTGATCACGTTGCTGCCGTTGGCATTCTTCCTTCTTCCGGAGTCGCGGGCGTTCGCCGTCGAGCGTCCCACCGACGACCGAGCATCGAAGTCGCCGGTCGCCAAACTGTTCGGAGACGGGATGGCGGGGGCCACGGTCGGAATCTGGTTCGTCGCGATCTGCAGCATGCTCACGATGTTCGGCGTCACCACCTGGTTGCCGCAGATCATGCGCAACGCCGGCTACCCCATCGGGTCGGCCGTGACGTTCCTGCTCGTCTACAGCGCCGGCGCCATCGTCGGGACGCTGCTCGCCTCCGTGCTGGCCGAACGTTTCGGGCCCAAACCGCTGGTGCTGTCCGGATTCGGTACGGCGGCAGTCTCTCTCGCGCTCCTGGGAACGCACCCACCGACCGTGGTCCTGATGCTGCTGGTGGCGCTGGCCGGATTCGGCGGCCTCGGCACCCAGAACATGCTCAACGATCACATCGCGACGTTCTACCCGGCCCGGTTCCGGGCAACCGGACTCGGATGGGCGCTCGGAATCGGACGGGCAGGCGCGATCGCGGGCCCCACCTACGGCGCGGTCTTCGTCGCGGGCGGCGGAGCCGTCATCGTCAGCTCGCTGGCGTTCGCCGTGCCCGCGCTGATCGGCGGAGTCGTGATGTCGGCCCTCCCCAGACGACCCCGCACCCCTGCCGAATCGGACAGCCGTCTCGACACGGCCACCGCGCGCAGCACCGAAATTTCCCGCTAG
- a CDS encoding FadR/GntR family transcriptional regulator: MAIQSTVTRAESLVAHIQDRIAAGELAPGDRVGTRKELQEESGMARGTVIEAVRLLQDRGVITVRPGPGGGLFVAEPSSVVRLGRTLLTVEGDAAGVADAIAVREELEPLVTELAARHRTESDVADLRRTMTVMEASAGDPEAFIRTVWDLHRRIVAIGPNHVLRETYLSLETYVEQHATRASRERSATNSEYFARRIDVHRALVDAIESGDPARARDAARAHAH; encoded by the coding sequence ATGGCGATCCAGAGCACCGTCACCCGGGCCGAGTCCCTGGTCGCCCACATCCAGGACCGTATCGCCGCGGGTGAACTCGCGCCCGGTGACCGGGTGGGCACCCGCAAGGAACTCCAGGAGGAGTCGGGGATGGCCCGCGGAACGGTCATCGAGGCCGTCCGGCTCCTGCAGGACCGTGGAGTCATCACCGTGCGCCCCGGGCCCGGCGGCGGCCTGTTCGTCGCCGAGCCGTCCTCGGTGGTGCGGCTCGGCCGCACCCTGCTGACGGTCGAGGGCGACGCCGCGGGAGTCGCCGACGCCATCGCCGTGCGCGAGGAACTGGAACCCCTCGTGACGGAGTTGGCTGCCCGGCACCGGACCGAGTCCGATGTCGCCGACCTGCGGCGAACGATGACCGTCATGGAGGCGTCGGCGGGCGACCCCGAGGCCTTCATCCGCACCGTGTGGGATCTGCACCGCCGGATCGTGGCGATCGGCCCGAATCATGTGTTGCGCGAGACGTATCTCAGTCTCGAAACCTACGTGGAGCAGCACGCGACCCGCGCGAGCCGCGAACGCAGCGCCACCAACAGCGAGTACTTCGCTCGACGGATCGACGTGCACCGCGCGCTGGTCGATGCCATCGAGTCCGGCGACCCGGCCCGCGCCCGTGATGCCGCCCGCGCGCACGCGCACTGA
- a CDS encoding quercetin 2,3-dioxygenase, whose protein sequence is MTIFDIPALDDVHTAAPQLDTLPGRCVPYAMAAGEGERHELGGQLITVIARPEDTGGQFGAAYVYGGKGTETPFLAHDREHRFLYVTDGRLQVWLPGESHLLVPGDSVTVPAGTPYAYRMLAHRTRFLSWLTVGDAHRWSQATGHATQSHVFDAAAAPMSDARQSELADRYGIRFHDLEKKDLPAVTGTVLPAGESPYVLQAGEGDRWASLDQLNTYLTRPRNTGGTYFAMHTMGGKSAYIPRHFHREHTENFVCIEGRILLHANGREIMLTKGDFLHAPAGTIHSFAFDSHDTQMLGLLTTGVFEKFFEYMNTPTDAHVHTEGGDMQFPAEGFARARAELDLEVVGPPPARGGGR, encoded by the coding sequence ATGACCATCTTCGACATCCCCGCTCTGGACGACGTCCACACCGCCGCTCCGCAACTCGACACCCTCCCCGGGCGGTGCGTGCCCTACGCCATGGCCGCCGGTGAAGGCGAGCGCCACGAACTCGGCGGGCAACTGATCACCGTCATCGCCCGCCCGGAAGACACCGGCGGGCAATTCGGTGCCGCATATGTGTACGGCGGCAAGGGAACCGAGACCCCGTTCCTCGCCCACGATCGAGAGCACCGCTTCCTGTACGTCACCGACGGACGGCTGCAGGTGTGGTTGCCGGGCGAATCGCACCTGCTCGTGCCGGGCGACTCGGTCACCGTCCCGGCCGGGACGCCGTACGCGTACCGCATGCTCGCGCACCGGACCCGGTTCCTGAGCTGGCTCACCGTCGGCGACGCACACCGGTGGTCGCAGGCCACCGGTCACGCCACCCAGTCGCACGTCTTCGACGCCGCGGCGGCGCCGATGTCGGACGCGAGACAGTCCGAACTCGCGGACCGCTACGGCATCCGGTTCCACGACCTCGAGAAGAAGGATCTACCCGCGGTGACGGGCACGGTGCTCCCGGCAGGGGAGTCGCCGTACGTGCTGCAGGCCGGCGAAGGCGACCGCTGGGCGAGCCTCGACCAGCTGAACACCTATCTCACGCGGCCCCGGAACACCGGCGGAACGTATTTCGCGATGCACACGATGGGCGGCAAGAGTGCGTACATTCCCCGGCACTTCCATCGCGAGCACACCGAGAACTTCGTCTGCATCGAGGGACGGATCCTCCTGCACGCCAACGGCCGGGAGATCATGTTGACCAAGGGCGATTTCCTCCACGCTCCGGCCGGGACGATCCACAGTTTCGCGTTCGACAGCCACGACACGCAGATGCTCGGCCTGCTGACCACCGGGGTGTTCGAGAAGTTCTTCGAGTACATGAACACCCCGACGGACGCGCACGTGCACACCGAGGGTGGCGACATGCAGTTCCCGGCCGAGGGGTTCGCGCGGGCGCGTGCCGAGCTGGACCTCGAGGTCGTCGGACCGCCACCGGCCCGCGGCGGCGGCAGGTGA